The Thermocrinis ruber genomic sequence CGCCATTACAAGCTCCACCACATCCAGAGAGTCTGCTCCAAGGTCCTGCACAAAGTTCGCATCATCTCTAAGCTTTTCAATCTCCACACCAAGCTGGTCTGCGATTATTTCCTTAACTCTAGTTTCCAGGTCCATAATCAAACCTCCTTACTTATGGTGTTTGTATTATTATATCACAAACCAAAAGCCCAGAGGTGTGTTATAATAAATATAAAGCCGGAGTGGCGGAATTGGCAGACGCGCTGTCTTGAGGGGGCAGTGCCCGAAAGGGCGTGCGGGTTCGACTCCCGCCTCCGGCACCAACAGACAATGAAGCTTATAAAACACAGTCTCTCCTTTTCCTTTGCAACCCTTCTGAGCAGGATTTTAGGTTACATTAGAGATGCCCTCATAGCATACCACTTTGGCGTCTCCCAGATAACAGATGCCTTTTTTGTTGCCTTTAGACTGCCCAACACCTTCAGAAGACTCTTTGGGGAAGGTGGGTTCAACGCCGCCTTTGTGCCAATATACGCTAAGCAGGTAAAGGAGGGCAAGGAAAAGGAGTTTTTGAGCTCTGCTCTAGGCTACTATTTACTCATAAACCTATCGGTAGTCCTTTTGGGAGTGTTATTTGCCGAATATCTCATAAGCATTATTGCACCGGGCTTGAGGGCTAAGCCTTACTTTGATCTGGCAGTTTTTATGGGTAGATGGGTCTTTACATACCTTCTGTTTGTGGGCTTATCTGCCTTTTTTATGGCCCTTTTAAACACCCGGGGTGTGTTTTTTGTGCCTGCCTTTGCCCAAGCAGTTTTTAACATAGGCTTTTCTTTGGTTATTGCCCTTTTTGCCCAGAATTTTGGCTATTATGCTCTGATAGGTGGTGTTTTAGTGGGAGGTTTTTTACAGTTTGCCTTTCATCTACCCTTTTTAAGGGGCATTCCCTTGGGTTTTAGCCTTAGGCTCCATCCCGATGTTAAGCTTTTGTTCAAAAGGCTGATACCAGCCCTTATGGGTTTTGGCGTTGCTCAGCTATCTTTTTTTATAGACACTTTTCTGGCTTCCTTTTTGGCTTTGGGTGCTATATCTTACCTTTATTACGCCAACAGGATATTCCAACTACCTTTGGGTGCTATATCTGTGGGCGTGGCAAACTCTTTGCTTTCTGCCCTCTCTTTGGGTGATGACAGAAGTAAAAACATAACCTTGGCTATGCGTTTTCTGTTTTTGCTATCCTTTCCTGCAGTGGTAGGTCTTCTTGTCTTCTCGGAGCCGATTGTGAGGCTTCTATACGGCAGAGGAAACTTCTCTGAGGCAGATGTTCTGATGGTCTCTTATGTGCTAAAGGCTTACAGCTTGGGACTTGTCTTTTTTTCCCTTCAAAAAGCCCTCAGCAGTGTATTTTTTGCCAAAGGGGATACCTTTACACC encodes the following:
- a CDS encoding acyl carrier protein, with the protein product MDLETRVKEIIADQLGVEIEKLRDDANFVQDLGADSLDVVELVMAFEEEFGIEIPDEDAEKIRTVGDVINYLKERVQT
- the murJ gene encoding murein biosynthesis integral membrane protein MurJ, with the protein product MKLIKHSLSFSFATLLSRILGYIRDALIAYHFGVSQITDAFFVAFRLPNTFRRLFGEGGFNAAFVPIYAKQVKEGKEKEFLSSALGYYLLINLSVVLLGVLFAEYLISIIAPGLRAKPYFDLAVFMGRWVFTYLLFVGLSAFFMALLNTRGVFFVPAFAQAVFNIGFSLVIALFAQNFGYYALIGGVLVGGFLQFAFHLPFLRGIPLGFSLRLHPDVKLLFKRLIPALMGFGVAQLSFFIDTFLASFLALGAISYLYYANRIFQLPLGAISVGVANSLLSALSLGDDRSKNITLAMRFLFLLSFPAVVGLLVFSEPIVRLLYGRGNFSEADVLMVSYVLKAYSLGLVFFSLQKALSSVFFAKGDTFTPMKASLLAILSEGTSAIIYAFVLKLGAVGLALGTATSSIFSFGYLLRKTYQLVDWKTLVESSVKVALASLLMGLFGLFLKDKIHLLLAIPMCIILYFSLLVLFREELLVAFLSLGKGFVKKLLNP